One genomic segment of Dehalogenimonas alkenigignens includes these proteins:
- a CDS encoding prepilin peptidase — MEIAYAAVFFLFGAVIGSFLNVLCDRLPQEESVVAPPSRCPGCGRRLSPLDMIPIVSWLVLRGRCRTCGSQIPARVFWVELVTAAVFGGLYLHLGLNLTLVAALIYASFTIVIFVIDMEHQLILNGILLPAIVLALGVSLLSSRIELAPSLLAAAIGGAAGFGIFLLVYILSRGGMGEGDVKLGAFAGLVTGWPNVIAAVILSWILGGLVAVGLLAFKRKERRQAIAFGPFLALTTFITFLWGGPIIDWYLDVFLP, encoded by the coding sequence ATGGAAATTGCCTATGCTGCCGTCTTCTTTCTCTTCGGCGCCGTCATCGGCAGTTTCCTGAATGTCCTGTGCGACCGGCTGCCGCAGGAGGAGTCGGTCGTTGCCCCGCCTTCGAGATGCCCCGGCTGCGGCCGCCGCCTGTCGCCGCTGGACATGATCCCCATTGTCTCGTGGCTGGTCCTCCGCGGCCGCTGCCGCACCTGCGGCAGCCAGATACCGGCAAGGGTGTTTTGGGTTGAACTCGTCACCGCCGCGGTTTTCGGCGGTCTGTACCTGCATCTGGGCTTAAACCTGACGCTGGTTGCCGCTCTCATCTATGCCTCATTCACCATCGTTATCTTCGTCATTGACATGGAACACCAGCTGATATTAAACGGCATACTGCTGCCGGCCATAGTGCTGGCTCTGGGAGTCAGTCTTTTAAGCAGCCGGATTGAACTGGCGCCGTCGCTGCTAGCTGCCGCCATCGGCGGCGCCGCGGGATTCGGTATCTTCCTGCTGGTATATATCCTGTCCCGGGGCGGCATGGGCGAGGGCGATGTCAAACTGGGCGCCTTCGCCGGGCTGGTCACCGGCTGGCCGAACGTCATCGCCGCGGTGATCTTGTCCTGGATTCTCGGGGGTCTGGTGGCGGTTGGTCTGCTGGCTTTTAAACGCAAAGAACGGCGGCAGGCCATCGCCTTCGGCCCTTTTTTAGCGCTGACCACCTTCATCACTTTCCTGTGGGGCGGGCCTATCATTGACTGGTACCTGGACGTATTTCTTCCCTGA
- a CDS encoding GuaB3 family IMP dehydrogenase-related protein has protein sequence MTHPQFKELRRSYGFDEVAIVPGDVTINPEQTDIGFKIGEVAFKIPVVASAMDAVTDVRMAVRMSQLGGLAVLHGEGIQARYHDAEAVLAEIAETPQSEVTALLQKIYTEPIKDDLVADRVKAVKAAGGTAAVAVMPANAKRLAPVIAEAGADILVVASTVTTARHISKSYRGLIFSELCASLKIPVMVGNCVSYSASLELMRQGVAAILVGVGPGAACTSREVLGLGVPQITATMDCAAAREAYLAETGRYVSIITDGGFKKGGDFCKAIAAGADAAMFGSIIAQAKEAPGHGYHWGMSHPHPSLPRGTRIKVGTTAPLEQILFGPTSVVDGSQNFVGALRTVMGVCGAATIRDMQRAEMVIAPAITTEGKSYQLSKCV, from the coding sequence GTGACCCACCCCCAGTTCAAAGAATTACGCCGTTCATATGGATTCGATGAGGTCGCCATCGTCCCCGGCGATGTGACCATTAATCCCGAACAGACCGATATCGGCTTCAAGATCGGCGAGGTGGCCTTCAAAATACCTGTGGTCGCCTCGGCGATGGACGCTGTCACCGATGTCAGGATGGCGGTCAGGATGAGCCAGCTCGGCGGCCTGGCGGTGCTGCACGGCGAGGGCATCCAGGCCCGCTACCACGACGCGGAAGCGGTTCTGGCTGAGATCGCCGAAACGCCTCAATCCGAAGTCACCGCCCTGCTCCAAAAGATCTACACCGAACCTATAAAAGACGATCTGGTCGCCGACAGGGTCAAGGCCGTCAAAGCCGCCGGCGGCACCGCCGCCGTGGCCGTCATGCCGGCCAACGCCAAGCGGCTGGCCCCGGTCATCGCTGAAGCCGGCGCCGATATCCTGGTCGTCGCCTCCACCGTCACCACCGCCCGCCATATCTCCAAAAGCTACCGCGGCCTCATCTTCTCCGAACTTTGCGCCAGTCTCAAGATTCCGGTCATGGTCGGCAACTGCGTCAGCTACTCCGCCAGCCTGGAGCTGATGCGCCAGGGCGTGGCCGCGATCCTGGTCGGCGTCGGGCCCGGCGCCGCCTGCACCTCCCGTGAAGTTTTAGGTCTGGGCGTGCCGCAGATCACCGCCACCATGGACTGCGCCGCCGCCCGGGAGGCTTATCTGGCTGAAACCGGACGCTATGTTTCGATTATTACCGACGGCGGTTTCAAGAAAGGCGGCGATTTCTGCAAGGCCATCGCCGCCGGCGCTGACGCCGCCATGTTCGGCTCCATCATCGCCCAGGCCAAAGAAGCGCCGGGTCACGGCTACCACTGGGGGATGAGCCATCCGCACCCGTCGCTGCCCCGCGGCACCCGCATCAAGGTCGGCACCACCGCGCCGCTGGAGCAGATACTTTTTGGCCCCACCTCAGTCGTCGACGGCTCCCAGAATTTCGTCGGCGCTCTGCGGACGGTTATGGGCGTCTGCGGCGCCGCCACCATCCGCGACATGCAGCGGGCGGAAATGGTTATCGCTCCGGCCATCACCACCGAAGGCAAGAGCTACCAGCTGTCTAAATGCGTCTAA
- a CDS encoding c-type cytochrome — MNKHNFRLAWRLTAILLTCAVAFSGCGGGDPAATTSHPPSVTTNPTTSAPTTTPATTTPTTTPTTTPATTPAPTTTPAAVSGSALYANSCAACHGANRQGVVSGTTVLGPAIPPTLNFIVNRTEAQLAMFLSGHATSINMTNAERAALATFLKNP, encoded by the coding sequence ATGAATAAGCATAATTTTCGGCTTGCTTGGCGCCTGACCGCGATTCTTTTAACCTGCGCCGTCGCCTTTTCAGGCTGCGGCGGCGGAGATCCGGCCGCAACCACCAGCCATCCGCCATCCGTGACGACAAACCCGACGACATCGGCGCCAACCACCACACCGGCCACCACCACGCCGACTACCACGCCCACTACCACGCCGGCTACCACGCCAGCCCCGACAACCACTCCGGCGGCGGTTAGCGGCAGCGCGCTTTACGCCAACAGCTGCGCGGCCTGCCACGGCGCCAACCGCCAGGGGGTGGTTTCCGGGACAACCGTGCTGGGACCCGCAATTCCGCCTACCTTGAATTTCATCGTCAACCGGACCGAAGCCCAGCTGGCGATGTTCCTTTCCGGCCACGCCACGAGCATCAATATGACCAACGCTGAACGGGCTGCCCTGGCAACTTTCCTGAAAAACCCCTGA
- the purQ gene encoding phosphoribosylformylglycinamidine synthase I codes for MVTEVRVMVLRAPGTNCDRELAHAFEIAGGKPRITHMNELIGGSQTLSDYHILGLPGGFSYGDDLGAGKVQANEMRLRLFEQLAAFIDRGGLIIGICNGFQVLIKTGILPGPARQELPHVTLTNNDSGRFECRWVKLSSTPGNRCVWTEGIEQLEAPVAHGEGKLVAAPSTLCRLRAVFYYADNNWRPTAEYPANPNGSVGNIAALTDDTGRVFALMPHPERFVRASQHPGWTRRNIEEPGAGLRIFQNGVDAARRS; via the coding sequence ATGGTAACAGAAGTGCGCGTCATGGTATTGCGGGCGCCGGGTACCAACTGTGACCGGGAACTGGCCCATGCCTTCGAGATCGCCGGAGGTAAACCAAGGATAACCCACATGAACGAACTGATCGGCGGCTCGCAAACGCTGTCCGATTACCATATCCTGGGACTGCCGGGCGGCTTCTCCTATGGCGACGACCTCGGCGCCGGCAAAGTGCAGGCCAACGAGATGCGGCTGCGCCTTTTTGAACAGCTTGCCGCTTTTATCGACCGCGGCGGTCTGATTATTGGGATCTGCAACGGCTTTCAGGTGCTTATCAAAACCGGCATCCTGCCCGGGCCGGCCAGGCAGGAACTGCCCCACGTTACTCTGACCAATAACGATTCCGGGCGTTTTGAATGCCGTTGGGTGAAACTGTCCAGCACCCCCGGCAACCGCTGCGTTTGGACTGAGGGCATCGAGCAGCTGGAAGCGCCGGTGGCCCATGGAGAAGGCAAACTGGTTGCCGCGCCATCCACCCTGTGCCGCCTGCGCGCTGTTTTTTATTATGCCGACAATAATTGGCGGCCGACCGCTGAATACCCCGCCAATCCCAACGGCTCGGTGGGCAATATCGCCGCGCTGACGGACGATACCGGCCGCGTCTTTGCTTTGATGCCCCACCCGGAACGGTTTGTCCGAGCCTCCCAGCACCCTGGTTGGACGCGCCGGAACATCGAGGAACCCGGCGCTGGGCTAAGGATCTTCCAAAACGGCGTCGACGCCGCCAGGCGCAGTTGA
- a CDS encoding c-type cytochrome encodes MNNLKNTGLRSIAAAGLILTGIGLSACGGGTPTTQPTTSNPPTGTLTGGALIYSNTCASCHGVNRTGTTLAPDISVNSPRISGKTENALVVWISTHSPVPLSSAERNLLATFLKTP; translated from the coding sequence ATGAATAACCTGAAAAACACGGGACTGCGTTCAATAGCCGCCGCCGGTCTGATATTAACCGGCATCGGGCTGTCAGCCTGCGGCGGCGGCACGCCCACTACCCAACCGACGACTTCAAACCCGCCGACCGGCACCCTCACCGGAGGCGCCCTCATTTATTCCAATACCTGCGCCTCCTGCCACGGCGTCAACCGTACCGGCACGACTTTAGCTCCAGATATCAGTGTCAATTCTCCGCGCATCAGCGGCAAGACTGAAAACGCCCTGGTGGTCTGGATTTCAACCCATTCCCCGGTACCGCTGTCTTCCGCCGAACGCAACCTCCTGGCCACCTTTCTGAAGACGCCGTAA
- a CDS encoding aminopeptidase, giving the protein MADPRIQKLAELLVRYSTKIKDGDKVIINAPAAALPLTRAIYLEVLKAGGLPFIMQRGDFEDLLYRHGSDEQLQYVHQPQRYVAEEYNARFAILADDNTKKLSTVAPEKMVLFDRARSGLMKTMLKRAAQGEFNWVVAPFPTAAMAQDAEMSLEEYEDFVYGACMPDPSDPIGYWKQQSDRLQKVVDWLKGRKNVHITGRETDLRLSIRGRKFIKCDGENNMPDGEVFTGPVEDSANGHVYFSYPAIESGREVTGVRLWFENGKVIKATAEKNEEFLLKTLDTDEGARRLGEFAIGTNEGITKFTGEILFDEKIGGSFHLALGAGYPETGSVNESAIHWDMVCDLRQGGQITVDGDLLYKDSKFVIDF; this is encoded by the coding sequence ATGGCCGACCCCCGCATCCAGAAACTGGCCGAGCTTCTAGTCAGGTATTCCACCAAAATCAAGGACGGCGACAAGGTGATCATCAACGCCCCGGCGGCCGCTCTGCCGCTGACCCGGGCTATCTACCTGGAGGTTTTGAAGGCCGGCGGGCTGCCATTCATCATGCAGCGCGGCGACTTCGAAGACCTTTTATACCGGCACGGTTCTGACGAACAACTCCAGTATGTCCACCAGCCGCAGCGCTATGTCGCCGAGGAGTACAACGCCCGCTTCGCCATCCTGGCCGACGACAATACCAAGAAGCTGTCCACGGTCGCCCCGGAAAAGATGGTCCTCTTCGACCGGGCGCGCTCCGGGTTGATGAAAACCATGCTCAAGCGCGCCGCCCAGGGCGAGTTCAACTGGGTGGTAGCTCCCTTCCCCACCGCCGCCATGGCCCAGGACGCCGAGATGAGCCTGGAGGAATACGAAGACTTTGTCTACGGCGCCTGCATGCCGGACCCCTCCGATCCTATTGGCTACTGGAAGCAGCAAAGCGACCGGCTGCAGAAGGTAGTTGACTGGCTGAAGGGCCGCAAAAACGTCCATATCACCGGCCGGGAGACCGACCTCAGGTTGTCCATCAGAGGCCGCAAGTTCATCAAGTGCGACGGCGAGAACAACATGCCCGACGGCGAGGTCTTCACCGGCCCGGTGGAAGACTCTGCCAACGGCCACGTCTATTTTTCCTACCCCGCCATCGAGAGCGGACGCGAGGTCACCGGCGTCAGGCTGTGGTTCGAGAACGGCAAAGTCATCAAAGCTACTGCCGAGAAAAACGAGGAATTCCTGTTGAAGACCCTCGATACTGACGAGGGGGCCCGGCGGTTGGGCGAGTTCGCCATCGGCACCAACGAGGGCATCACCAAATTCACCGGCGAGATCCTCTTCGATGAAAAAATCGGCGGCAGCTTCCACCTGGCGCTCGGCGCCGGCTACCCGGAGACGGGATCGGTCAATGAATCAGCCATCCACTGGGACATGGTCTGCGACCTGCGGCAGGGCGGGCAGATCACCGTTGATGGCGACCTGCTGTACAAGGACAGTAAGTTCGTTATCGATTTTTAA
- a CDS encoding PAS domain S-box protein — protein sequence MTVSKQKILLVTPLAADAREVNDLLARFGGERFIIESVSQIETALEMIENGAHLDLLIFDAAIADGAALDIVRAAVRRAPQVPLVVLSGESGGAIAAEYLRAGAGEVAALKDGGASLVQALDAAFERHRKEQSLRQAQRRLEAMGEVLGLGRWEILLDEMKVVASESARIIYGLEGTEWTLSQVQAVPLLEYRAMLDRALSELISGGQLYNVEFRIRRPNDGQTAWVQSVAEYDAAGRRVLGIIKDITQAKNAEEALRESEHRYRLLAEKSTDVIWTMSFDGRFTYVSPSVYQLRGFTPEEVMRQSIEEAVCPDSAVVVRQGLAQAIAAAATARTLGPAYLEIEQPRKDGGTVWTEVSVSVVKDEGRPSHILGVTRDITERRRIQAELKEREAELAAIFMAEPVGIVVSVDRVIWEVNDAACNMCGYQREELVGHSSRILYSSDADYRRLGDELYAGLESAGRVTLEMPVRRKDGSVFQAVVSGAVLERTDLSRGIVFAIQDITERKLFETSLKEREAKLAAIFRAAPVGIAVAVGRVIVEANDTMYQMAGYSREDFIGRSTRILYDSDAEYEKVGAELYSRLQANGHMTGEITGRRRDGSHFPMLLSASPLDMADLSRGIVFTAMDISERKAAEEAIRLSEQKYRLLFNSSNDAVLFHDEQGRFIEVNDRACQILGYRRDELLGMTVADIDDPAVILDSGVVEQMAACGSVVFEQVHVAKDGRRIPVEISSRQIQLGGRQMVLSVARDITERKKAEAELRRSMSLLAATLEATADGILVVGLDGKVQRYSSRFAKMWGIPKSLLAKGDDNALLDNVLSQLAEPQQFLDKVHELYAHPSRSSFDTLLFKDGRVFERYSRPQKIGEQIVGRVWSFRDVTQHQTMEDRLLRAAEEWRATFDAISTPVSIQDRDFKILRVNKAYAESLNTTAEELIGKTCFEVSHGTGEPVENCPHLRTLDSGQPAEVEIHNAAKGTYTVVSTYPMFGPAGEVVATVHIAQDITERKKMQEKLMVTNRLASVGELAAGIAHEINNPLTGVLGFSELALSADLPQSVRADIEVIHSEARRAADVVKNLLIFARRHQQARAPLSINDVISRTLALRAYEQKIHNIEMITDLEQELPEITADYFQLQQVFLNIIINAEFFMIQTHNRGRLVVTTRFLPGERVIRVSFADDGPGIPADVLPRLFDPFFTTKEVGQGTGLGLSISHGVVQSHGGRIWAESQQGAGATFFIDLPLRPPESSPEQAGIIV from the coding sequence ATGACAGTCAGCAAGCAAAAAATTCTGCTCGTCACTCCGCTCGCCGCCGACGCCCGGGAGGTCAACGACCTTCTGGCGCGATTTGGCGGCGAACGTTTTATTATCGAATCGGTGTCCCAAATTGAGACCGCTCTGGAAATGATCGAAAACGGCGCACACCTGGACCTGCTTATCTTCGACGCCGCCATAGCCGATGGAGCCGCGCTGGATATCGTCCGGGCAGCCGTCCGCCGGGCGCCTCAAGTGCCTCTGGTAGTCTTGAGCGGCGAATCCGGCGGCGCTATCGCGGCCGAATACCTCAGAGCCGGCGCCGGCGAAGTCGCGGCGCTAAAGGACGGCGGCGCGTCTCTGGTGCAGGCGCTTGACGCGGCTTTCGAACGCCATCGCAAGGAACAGTCACTGAGGCAGGCCCAGCGGCGGCTGGAAGCCATGGGTGAAGTGCTGGGCCTCGGGCGCTGGGAAATCCTGCTTGATGAGATGAAAGTTGTCGCCTCGGAAAGCGCCCGTATCATATACGGGTTGGAGGGGACCGAATGGACGCTGTCCCAGGTGCAGGCGGTGCCGCTGCTGGAGTACCGGGCGATGCTGGACCGCGCCCTGTCCGAGTTGATCAGCGGCGGCCAACTTTACAACGTGGAGTTCCGCATCAGGCGCCCTAATGACGGGCAAACCGCCTGGGTCCAATCGGTGGCTGAATATGACGCGGCCGGGCGCCGCGTTTTAGGCATCATCAAAGATATCACCCAGGCCAAAAATGCCGAAGAGGCGCTGCGGGAATCGGAACACCGGTACCGGCTGCTGGCGGAAAAATCGACAGATGTAATCTGGACCATGTCTTTTGACGGGCGGTTTACCTACGTCAGTCCATCTGTTTACCAGCTCCGGGGCTTCACGCCGGAAGAAGTGATGCGGCAATCCATTGAAGAGGCGGTTTGCCCGGACTCGGCGGTGGTGGTGCGGCAGGGGTTGGCTCAGGCGATTGCCGCGGCCGCCACGGCCCGTACCCTGGGACCGGCATATCTGGAAATAGAACAACCGCGGAAAGACGGGGGTACCGTTTGGACCGAGGTGTCCGTCAGCGTCGTTAAAGATGAAGGCCGGCCTTCCCATATCCTGGGCGTCACCAGGGACATCACCGAGCGGCGCCGCATTCAGGCCGAACTCAAAGAGCGTGAAGCGGAGCTGGCGGCTATTTTTATGGCCGAACCGGTGGGCATCGTGGTTTCGGTAGACCGGGTGATCTGGGAGGTCAACGACGCTGCCTGCAATATGTGCGGATACCAGCGGGAAGAATTGGTCGGCCATTCGTCCAGGATTCTTTATTCCAGCGACGCCGACTACCGCAGGCTGGGCGATGAACTTTACGCCGGGCTTGAAAGCGCCGGGCGCGTTACTCTGGAGATGCCGGTAAGGCGCAAAGACGGATCGGTATTCCAGGCTGTTGTTTCAGGCGCCGTTCTGGAGAGAACCGACCTGTCGCGGGGTATTGTCTTTGCCATCCAGGATATCACCGAAAGAAAACTATTTGAGACCTCTCTCAAGGAGAGGGAAGCCAAACTGGCGGCCATATTCCGCGCCGCGCCGGTGGGCATCGCCGTCGCTGTCGGGCGGGTGATCGTAGAAGCCAACGACACTATGTACCAGATGGCGGGCTACAGCCGGGAGGATTTTATCGGCCGGAGTACCCGGATCTTATATGACAGCGACGCTGAATATGAAAAGGTCGGCGCCGAGCTGTATTCGCGGCTGCAGGCGAACGGTCACATGACCGGGGAAATAACCGGCCGGCGCCGCGACGGCAGCCATTTCCCGATGCTGCTCTCAGCTTCGCCTCTGGATATGGCTGACCTTTCCAGGGGTATCGTTTTTACTGCAATGGATATCTCTGAACGGAAAGCAGCCGAAGAAGCGATCAGGCTGTCAGAGCAAAAGTACCGGCTGTTGTTCAACAGCTCCAACGACGCCGTGTTGTTCCACGATGAACAGGGCCGCTTCATCGAGGTCAACGACCGGGCCTGCCAAATCCTTGGCTACCGGCGCGATGAATTACTGGGAATGACTGTGGCGGACATTGATGACCCGGCGGTTATACTTGATTCCGGGGTGGTGGAACAGATGGCCGCCTGCGGTTCCGTCGTTTTTGAGCAGGTGCATGTAGCTAAAGACGGGCGGCGCATCCCGGTCGAAATCAGTTCCCGGCAGATACAGCTCGGCGGGCGGCAGATGGTGCTGTCGGTGGCCCGAGACATTACCGAGAGGAAAAAAGCCGAGGCGGAGCTCCGGCGCTCGATGTCCCTCCTGGCGGCCACTCTCGAAGCTACCGCCGACGGCATTCTGGTGGTCGGCCTTGACGGCAAGGTTCAGCGGTATTCCAGCCGTTTCGCCAAGATGTGGGGCATCCCCAAGTCCCTGCTGGCCAAGGGGGATGACAATGCCCTTCTCGACAACGTGCTTAGCCAGCTGGCGGAGCCCCAACAATTCCTGGATAAAGTTCACGAACTCTACGCTCACCCGTCAAGGTCCAGTTTCGACACCTTGCTCTTTAAAGACGGCCGCGTCTTCGAGCGTTATTCCCGGCCGCAGAAAATCGGAGAGCAAATCGTCGGCCGCGTCTGGAGTTTCCGCGACGTCACCCAGCATCAAACAATGGAGGACCGGCTGCTGCGGGCCGCCGAAGAGTGGCGGGCGACATTCGACGCCATTTCCACCCCCGTTTCCATTCAGGACCGTGATTTTAAAATCCTCCGGGTCAACAAAGCCTACGCCGAATCGCTGAACACGACGGCGGAGGAACTCATCGGCAAGACCTGCTTCGAGGTTTCACACGGCACTGGCGAGCCGGTAGAAAATTGCCCTCACCTCCGGACTCTGGACAGCGGTCAGCCGGCCGAGGTCGAAATACACAACGCGGCAAAGGGAACTTATACCGTTGTTTCAACCTATCCAATGTTCGGTCCCGCCGGAGAGGTGGTTGCCACCGTCCACATCGCTCAGGATATTACCGAACGCAAGAAGATGCAGGAAAAGCTGATGGTGACCAACCGGCTGGCTTCGGTCGGCGAGCTGGCGGCGGGCATTGCCCATGAAATCAACAACCCTCTAACCGGCGTTCTGGGGTTCTCAGAGCTGGCGCTTTCGGCTGATTTGCCTCAAAGCGTCCGCGCCGACATTGAAGTCATTCATTCCGAGGCGCGCCGGGCGGCTGATGTAGTCAAAAACTTGTTGATTTTCGCCCGGCGGCACCAGCAGGCCAGGGCGCCCCTTTCAATCAATGACGTCATTTCCCGGACGCTGGCGCTGCGGGCTTACGAGCAAAAAATCCACAACATAGAAATGATCACCGACCTTGAGCAGGAGTTGCCGGAGATCACCGCGGACTATTTCCAGCTTCAGCAAGTGTTTTTGAATATCATTATAAACGCCGAATTTTTCATGATCCAGACCCACAACCGCGGCCGGCTGGTGGTAACCACCCGCTTCCTCCCTGGCGAAAGGGTGATCCGCGTCAGCTTTGCGGATGACGGTCCGGGGATACCCGCGGATGTGCTGCCCCGGCTCTTCGATCCCTTCTTTACCACCAAAGAGGTGGGTCAGGGCACCGGTCTGGGACTGTCCATCAGCCATGGCGTGGTGCAGAGCCACGGCGGCAGGATATGGGCTGAAAGCCAGCAGGGCGCAGGCGCTACTTTCTTTATTGATTTGCCGCTTCGACCGCCGGAATCTTCTCCGGAACAGGCCGGGATTATCGTCTAG